The Fructilactobacillus myrtifloralis genome contains a region encoding:
- the ybeY gene encoding rRNA maturation RNase YbeY, producing MDLEIYDETTPQVPDAKIKLIKGLLDYAAQTLGLAENTEMSVTLVNNERIQAINREYRNVDRATDVISFALEDDAEADLPLIMDDELRAEIPENLGDIFVSMDKVQEQADFLGHSTDRELGFLVVHGFLHLNGYDHMEPEDEAVMFPLQRKILDGYGLKK from the coding sequence ATGGATCTAGAAATTTACGATGAAACCACCCCGCAGGTTCCCGATGCCAAAATCAAACTAATTAAGGGCTTATTAGATTATGCAGCGCAAACATTGGGATTAGCTGAGAATACGGAAATGTCTGTGACGCTCGTGAATAACGAGCGCATTCAAGCCATTAATCGTGAATATCGTAACGTAGATCGGGCAACTGATGTGATTAGTTTTGCCCTTGAGGATGATGCTGAGGCTGATCTTCCCCTCATCATGGACGATGAGTTACGAGCTGAGATTCCGGAAAATCTGGGTGACATCTTTGTGAGCATGGATAAGGTTCAGGAACAGGCTGATTTTTTGGGACATTCCACGGACCGCGAGTTAGGGTTCTTAGTTGTCCACGGCTTTTTACATCTTAACGGTTATGATCACATGGAACCCGAGGACGAAGCGGTGATGTTTCCCCTCCAACGAAAGATTTTAGATGGCTATGGACTCAAAAAATAA
- a CDS encoding PhoH family protein: MIENFEYQKQLPLNNPNDQALLFGTQDALVKIIEDELHTSIRFSAGMIKVEGHDEQEVQLSYDILLNLLKLIHAGIHPTASDYVAAVNLARQGRISSLPDLYNQVLIKDNKGKPVRVKNFGQRQYIQAINQHDITFGIGPAGTGKTYLAVVMAVAALKKGKVDKIVLTRPAVEAGESLGFLPGDLKEKVDPYLRPLYDSLYAILGKDHTDRLIERGVIEIAPLAYMRGRTLENAFVILDEAQNTTNPQMKMFLTRLGFGSKMIVNGDIQQIDLKGNVTSGLVSAPHVLAAIDDIAVIRLTAADVVRNPVVAKIITAYEAE, encoded by the coding sequence TTGATTGAAAATTTTGAATATCAAAAACAATTACCGTTGAATAATCCAAACGATCAGGCGCTCTTATTTGGAACTCAAGACGCGCTCGTCAAAATTATTGAAGATGAATTACACACCTCAATCCGCTTTTCTGCAGGAATGATTAAGGTTGAAGGCCATGATGAACAGGAAGTCCAGTTAAGTTATGACATTCTCTTGAATCTCTTAAAACTGATTCACGCCGGGATTCATCCAACCGCGAGTGATTACGTAGCGGCCGTTAACTTAGCACGCCAAGGGCGAATCAGTTCCTTACCGGATTTGTATAACCAGGTATTGATTAAGGACAACAAGGGCAAACCGGTGCGGGTGAAAAACTTTGGCCAGCGTCAGTATATTCAAGCAATTAATCAGCATGACATTACCTTTGGGATTGGTCCCGCTGGAACCGGAAAAACCTATTTAGCCGTGGTGATGGCGGTGGCAGCCTTGAAAAAGGGCAAAGTCGATAAAATCGTCCTCACGCGACCAGCCGTGGAAGCTGGAGAAAGCCTTGGCTTTTTACCAGGTGATTTGAAGGAAAAGGTCGATCCCTACCTGCGCCCATTGTATGATTCTTTGTACGCAATTTTGGGTAAAGACCACACGGATCGGCTCATTGAACGGGGGGTAATTGAAATTGCTCCCTTAGCCTACATGCGGGGGCGGACGTTAGAAAATGCCTTTGTCATTTTGGATGAAGCGCAGAACACGACTAATCCGCAGATGAAAATGTTTTTAACCCGGTTAGGGTTTGGCTCCAAAATGATTGTAAATGGTGACATTCAACAAATTGACCTAAAGGGTAACGTAACGAGTGGGTTAGTTAGTGCTCCGCACGTGTTAGCGGCGATCGATGACATCGCGGTGATTCGGCTCACGGCTGCCGATGTGGTCCGAAACCCAGTTGTAGCTAAGATTATCACGGCCTATGAAGCTGAATAA
- the rpsU gene encoding 30S ribosomal protein S21, protein MSKTVVRKNESLEDALRRFKRTVSKSGTLQEFRKREFYEKPSVKRKLKSEAARKRNNKKKKRRNNF, encoded by the coding sequence ATGTCAAAAACCGTTGTTCGTAAGAACGAATCTCTTGAAGATGCTCTTCGTCGCTTTAAACGGACTGTTTCAAAAAGCGGAACTCTCCAGGAATTTCGTAAACGTGAATTTTACGAAAAGCCTAGCGTTAAACGTAAATTAAAATCAGAAGCAGCAAGAAAACGTAACAATAAAAAGAAAAAGCGTCGTAACAACTTCTAA